The following coding sequences are from one Streptomyces dengpaensis window:
- a CDS encoding sugar phosphate isomerase/epimerase family protein — protein sequence MQEFIVLNPDELGQDPAVGMDLAVALGVRYLEIRTAYGANALMLDDGQLREVRRLADERGLQVTALASPLWKWCRPEAVPGKVDSFGFPTQVPAEDRERWVDRALAVADILGTGLVRVFSHLSVGNNLTESFVDDPLLTYALKHAERAGVRLLLENEPVCTVAEPTPLLDVLRPHTGLGLWLDLGNLYEVGYGTAEAVEALAPYAEYVHIKDFVPRDDGMKQFVAAGDGDVPYAELLPALHRVRPALPYALETHVHESPGGALTRGAAFLRASLPGGLA from the coding sequence GTGCAGGAATTCATCGTGCTCAACCCCGACGAGCTGGGGCAGGACCCTGCGGTCGGAATGGACCTGGCCGTCGCCCTCGGCGTGCGCTACCTGGAGATCCGCACCGCCTACGGCGCGAACGCTCTGATGCTGGACGACGGCCAGCTCCGCGAGGTGCGCCGCCTGGCCGACGAACGGGGCCTTCAGGTGACGGCGTTGGCGTCCCCGCTGTGGAAGTGGTGTCGGCCCGAAGCCGTCCCCGGCAAGGTCGACAGCTTCGGATTCCCCACGCAGGTGCCAGCCGAGGACCGCGAACGCTGGGTGGATCGCGCGCTCGCCGTGGCCGACATCCTGGGCACCGGTCTGGTCCGTGTCTTCTCCCACCTGTCCGTGGGCAACAACCTCACCGAGTCGTTCGTGGACGACCCGCTGCTGACGTACGCCCTCAAACACGCCGAACGAGCTGGAGTGCGGTTGCTGCTGGAGAACGAGCCGGTGTGCACGGTCGCCGAGCCGACGCCTCTCCTGGACGTGCTGCGTCCGCACACCGGCCTCGGGCTGTGGCTCGATCTGGGAAACCTGTACGAGGTCGGCTACGGCACGGCGGAAGCCGTCGAGGCCCTCGCACCGTACGCGGAGTACGTCCACATCAAGGACTTCGTGCCTCGCGACGACGGCATGAAGCAGTTCGTCGCGGCAGGCGACGGCGACGTTCCGTACGCTGAGCTGCTCCCTGCTCTCCACCGGGTCCGGCCGGCGCTCCCGTACGCCCTGGAGACGCACGTGCACGAGAGTCCGGGGGGCGCTTTGACCCGCGGTGCGGCGTTCCTGCGCGCGTCCCTTCCGGGTGGTCTGGCGTGA